A genomic region of Balaenoptera acutorostrata chromosome 4, mBalAcu1.1, whole genome shotgun sequence contains the following coding sequences:
- the SLC19A1 gene encoding reduced folate transporter — MALSGPEVEKQVPAEPRPGCKLQSWWSLAFCLCFYGFMSQMRPGESFITPYLLGPDKNFTQKQVTNEITPVLSYSYLAVLVPVFLLTDYLRYKPVLLLQGLSYVSVWLLLLFGSSVLHMQFMEFFFSITMAARIAYSSYIFSLVPPACYQRMAGYSRASVLLGVFTSSVLGQLLVTVGRIPFSTLNYISLAFLAFSLVLTLFLKRPKRSLFFNRGAPACAGASPSELDRMNLGQVQPTGGKPGQLPASWRDSALAHMLRELGHTARLPQLRLWSLWWVFNSAGYYLIVYYVHILWNVVNPTTDTTRVYNGGADAASTLLGAITSFAAGFVKIRWALWAKLIIAVVTVLQAGLIFLMYKTSNIWLCYSAFVLFRGSHQLLVPIATFQIASSLSQELRALVFGVNTFLATVLKTIITLVVSDKRGLGLPVRSQFLIYFVYFLVLFVAYVLAALLSGLRHFRQGRHQPLPPAQELMSPVQEQGVQDGPAPEDGVWATGEQPEAKA; from the exons ATGGCGCTCTCCGGCCCGGAGGTGGAGAAGCAGGTGCCGGCGGAGCCCAGGCCGGGCTGCAAGCTGCAGTCCTGGTGGAGCCTGGCGTTCTGCCTCTGCTTCTACGGCTTCATGTCCCAGATGCGGCCCGGGGAGAGCTTCATCACGCCCTACCTCCTGGGCCCCGACAAGAACTTCACGCAGAAGCAG GTCACCAACGAGATCACGCCGGTGCTGTCCTACTCCTACCTGGCAGTGCTGGTGCCCGTCTTCCTGCTGACCGACTACCTGCGCTACAAGCCAGTGCTGCTGCTGCAGGGCCTGAGCTACGTGTCCGTGTGGCTCCTGCTGCTGTTCGGCTCGTCCGTGCTGCACATGCAGTTCATGGAGTTCTTCTTCAGCATCACCATGGCGGCCCGCATCGCCTACTCCTCCTACATCTTCTCACTGGTGCCCCCCGCCTGCTACCAGCGCATGGCCGGCTACTCGCGGGCCTCCGTGCTGCTGGGCGTCTTCACCAGCTCGGTGCTGGGCCAGCTGCTGGTCACGGTGGGCAGGATCCCCTTCTCCACGCTCAACTACATCTCGCTGGCTTTCCTCGCCTTCAGCCTGGTCCTCACGCTCTTCCTGAAGCGCCCCAAGCGCAGCCTCTTCTTCAACCGCGGAGCGCCTGCCTGTGCCGGGGCCTCGCCCTCCGAGCTGGACCGGATGAACCTGGGCCAAGTTCAGCCCACGGGTGGGAAGCCGGGCCAGCTGCCGGCCTCCTGGCGGGACTCAGCGCTCGCGCACATGCTCCGCGAGCTGGGCCACACCGCGCGGCTGCCGCAGCTGCGCCTCTGGTCCCTCTGGTGGGTCTTCAACTCCGCCGGCTACTACCTGATCGTCTACTACGTGCACATCCTGTGGAACGTGGTCAACCCCACCACGGACACCACAAGGGTCTACAACGGCGGGGCGGATGCCGCCTCCACTCTGCTCG GTGCCATCACCTCCTTTGCCGCCGGCTTCGTGAAGATCCGTTGGGCGCTGTGGGCTAAGCTGATCATCGCGGTGGTGACGGTGCTGCAGGCCGGGCTCATCTTCCTCATGTACAAGACTAGCAACATCTGGCTGTGCTACTCGGCCTTCGTGCTCTTCCGTGGCTCCCACCAGCTCCTGGTGCCCATCGCCAC TTTTCAGATCGCGTCTTCTCTTTCTCAAGAGCTCCGCGCCCTCGTCTTCGGAGTCAACACGTTCCTCGCCACTGTTCTCAAGACCATCATCACCCTCGTTGTCTCCGACAAGCGGGGCCTGGGCCTCCCAGTCCGCTCTCAG TTCCTCATCTACTTTGTGTACTTCCTGGTGCTGTTTGTCGCCTATGTCCTTGCGGCCTTGCTGTCGGGCCTGCGCCACTTCCGACAGGGCCGCCACCAGCCCCTGCCGCCGGCCCAGGAGCTGATGAGCCCGGTGCAGGAGCAGGGTGTGCAGGACGGGCCCGCCCCAGAGGACGGCGTGTGGGCCACGGGGGAGCAGCCTGAGGCCAAGGCCTGA